In the Piscinibacter sp. XHJ-5 genome, one interval contains:
- the murA gene encoding UDP-N-acetylglucosamine 1-carboxyvinyltransferase encodes MDKLLIRGGRRLEGEVTISGAKNAALPELCAALLTAEPVTLTNVPRLQDVSTTLKLLRNMGAGAERSESQADTVTIDAGRVTTPEAPYDLVKTMRASILVLGPLLARFGEATVSLPGGCAIGSRPVDQHIKGLRAMGADISVEHGYILAKARRLKGASITTDMITVTGTENLLMAATLADGETVLENAAQEPEIPDLAEMLIKMGAKIEGHGTNRIRIQGVDALHGLTPLAPHRIIPDRIETGTFLCAVAAAGGHVVLRSAQAAHLGAVIDKLREAGVSIEAGEDWIRVKSDQRPRAVGFRTSEYPAFPTDMQAQFMTLDCIAEGSAKITETIFENRFMHVNELLRLGARIEVDGHTAMIHGVPSLSGATVMATDLRASASLVIAGLVADGETVVDRIYHLDRGYDQMEAKLRGIGADIERVK; translated from the coding sequence ATGGACAAACTCCTCATTCGTGGTGGCCGCCGACTGGAAGGCGAAGTCACGATCTCGGGCGCCAAGAACGCCGCCCTGCCGGAGCTGTGCGCCGCGCTGCTGACCGCCGAGCCCGTCACGCTGACCAACGTGCCCCGGCTGCAGGACGTCAGCACCACGCTGAAGCTGCTTCGCAACATGGGTGCCGGCGCCGAGCGCAGCGAGTCGCAGGCCGACACCGTGACCATCGACGCCGGCCGCGTGACGACGCCCGAGGCGCCGTACGACCTCGTGAAGACGATGCGTGCGTCGATCCTCGTTCTCGGGCCGCTGCTGGCCCGCTTCGGTGAGGCGACCGTGTCGCTGCCCGGCGGCTGCGCGATCGGATCGCGGCCGGTCGACCAGCACATCAAGGGGTTGCGGGCCATGGGCGCCGACATCAGCGTGGAGCACGGCTACATCCTCGCCAAGGCCAGACGGCTCAAGGGGGCGAGCATCACGACGGACATGATCACCGTCACCGGCACCGAGAACCTGCTGATGGCTGCCACGCTGGCCGACGGCGAGACGGTGCTCGAGAATGCCGCGCAGGAGCCCGAGATTCCCGACTTGGCCGAGATGCTCATCAAGATGGGCGCGAAGATCGAGGGCCACGGCACCAACCGCATCCGCATCCAGGGGGTCGACGCGCTGCACGGCCTGACGCCGCTCGCGCCGCATCGCATCATCCCCGACCGCATCGAGACGGGCACCTTTCTGTGCGCCGTCGCTGCAGCCGGAGGCCATGTCGTGCTGAGAAGCGCTCAGGCGGCGCACCTCGGTGCGGTGATCGACAAGCTGCGCGAAGCGGGCGTGTCGATCGAAGCCGGCGAGGACTGGATCCGCGTGAAGAGCGATCAGCGCCCCCGTGCGGTCGGATTCCGCACCAGCGAGTACCCGGCGTTTCCCACCGACATGCAGGCGCAATTCATGACGCTCGACTGCATCGCCGAGGGCAGCGCGAAGATCACCGAGACGATCTTCGAGAACCGCTTCATGCACGTCAACGAGCTGCTGCGCCTGGGCGCGCGCATCGAGGTCGACGGCCACACCGCGATGATCCACGGCGTGCCCAGCCTGTCGGGTGCCACGGTGATGGCAACCGACCTGCGCGCCTCGGCCAGCCTGGTCATCGCCGGCCTGGTGGCCGACGGCGAGACGGTGGTGGACCGCATCTACCACCTCGATCGCGGCTACGACCAGATGGAAGCCAAGCTGCGCGGCATCGGTGCCGACATCGAGAGGGTCAAATGA
- the hisB gene encoding imidazoleglycerol-phosphate dehydratase HisB, translating to MSIERRADVTRNTTETQIRVAINLDGSGVAKLSTGIGFFDHMLDQIARHGLIDLEIEAKGDLHIDGHHTVEDVGITLGQAIAKAVGDKKGLRRYGHAYVPLDEALSRVVIDFSGRPGLHMRVDFKSGMIGALDTQLVYEFFQGFSNHAGVTLHVDNLHGDNAHHQCETIFKAFARALRMALEIDPRAAGVIPSTKGTL from the coding sequence ATGAGCATCGAGCGCAGGGCGGATGTCACCCGCAACACCACCGAGACGCAGATCCGCGTCGCGATCAACCTGGACGGCAGCGGTGTGGCCAAGCTGTCGACCGGCATCGGATTCTTCGACCACATGCTCGACCAGATCGCACGCCACGGCCTGATCGACCTCGAGATCGAGGCCAAGGGCGACCTGCACATCGATGGCCATCACACGGTGGAGGATGTCGGCATCACGCTGGGCCAGGCGATCGCGAAGGCGGTAGGCGACAAGAAGGGCCTGCGGCGCTACGGGCACGCCTACGTGCCGCTCGACGAGGCGCTCTCACGCGTGGTCATCGACTTCTCCGGCCGTCCCGGCCTGCACATGCGTGTCGACTTCAAGAGCGGAATGATCGGCGCGCTCGACACCCAGCTGGTCTACGAGTTTTTCCAGGGCTTTTCCAACCATGCCGGCGTCACGCTGCATGTGGACAACCTGCACGGAGACAACGCGCACCACCAGTGCGAGACGATCTTCAAGGCGTTCGCACGGGCGCTGCGCATGGCGCTCGAGATCGACCCCCGCGCCGCGGGCGTCATTCCGTCGACCAAGGGAACGTTGTGA
- the hisG gene encoding ATP phosphoribosyltransferase has product MITLALSKGRIFDETLPLLGAAGIEVAEDPEKSRKLIIGTSRPDVRVVLVRATDVPTYVQYGGADLGVTGRDTLLEHGGDGLYQPLDLRIAKCRMSVAARADFDYAAAVKQGSRIRVATKYTRCAAEHFADKGVHVDLIKLYGSMELAPLTGLADAIVDLVSSGSTLRANHLVEVEEIMQISSRLVVNQAALKLKREPIRQLIDAFAAAIES; this is encoded by the coding sequence ATGATCACCCTTGCCCTCTCGAAGGGACGCATCTTCGACGAGACGCTGCCCTTGCTCGGGGCCGCGGGCATCGAGGTCGCCGAAGACCCCGAGAAGTCGCGCAAGCTGATCATCGGCACCAGTCGGCCCGATGTGCGGGTGGTGCTGGTGCGCGCAACCGACGTGCCGACCTACGTGCAGTACGGCGGCGCCGACCTCGGCGTCACCGGCCGCGACACCCTGCTCGAGCACGGCGGCGACGGGCTGTACCAGCCGCTGGACCTGCGCATTGCCAAGTGCCGCATGAGCGTCGCCGCGCGTGCCGACTTCGACTATGCCGCGGCCGTGAAGCAGGGCTCGCGCATCCGGGTGGCGACCAAGTACACGCGCTGCGCAGCCGAGCATTTCGCCGACAAGGGCGTCCACGTCGACCTCATCAAGCTGTACGGCTCGATGGAGCTGGCGCCGCTGACCGGGCTCGCCGACGCGATCGTCGACCTGGTCTCCAGCGGTAGCACCCTGCGCGCCAACCACCTCGTCGAAGTCGAGGAGATCATGCAGATCTCGTCGCGCCTCGTCGTCAACCAGGCCGCGCTCAAGCTCAAGCGCGAGCCCATCCGCCAGCTCATCGACGCCTTTGCGGCCGCCATCGAATCATGA
- the hisD gene encoding histidinol dehydrogenase: MTVAIRQLSTSAPDFEAEFQRVLHWSAEQDHEIEERVAGILADVQRRGDAAVLEYTQRFDALQASSVAALELQPTELQSALHGIAPTQREALQAAARRVQAYHERQLEACGRSWSYRDEDGTLLGQKVTPLDRVGIYVPGGKAAYPSSVLMNAVPAKVAGVGEIVMVVPTPRGERNALVLAAAAVAGVDRVFTVGGAQAVGALAYGTATIPAVDKITGPGNAYVASAKRRVFGQIGIDMIAGPSEILVLADGSTPPDWVAMDLFSQAEHDELAQSILLCPDAAYIEKVREAIERLLPGMPRHAIIRASLEGRGALILTRTMGEACELSNRIAPEHLEVSSQEPHRWEPLLRHAGAIFLGAYTSESLGDYCAGPNHVLPTSGTARFSSPLGVYDFQKRTSIIEVSAAGAQTLGPIAAELAYGEGLQAHARAGEFRLNKGTAQ; encoded by the coding sequence ATGACCGTCGCCATCCGCCAGCTCAGCACCTCCGCTCCGGACTTCGAAGCCGAGTTCCAGCGTGTGCTGCACTGGTCGGCGGAGCAGGACCACGAGATCGAGGAGCGCGTCGCGGGCATCCTGGCCGACGTGCAGCGCCGCGGCGATGCCGCGGTGCTGGAGTACACGCAGCGCTTCGACGCCCTGCAGGCGTCGTCGGTGGCGGCGCTGGAACTTCAGCCCACCGAGCTGCAGTCCGCTCTCCACGGCATTGCGCCGACCCAACGGGAGGCGCTGCAAGCGGCCGCGCGCCGGGTACAGGCCTATCACGAACGCCAGCTCGAGGCCTGCGGCAGGTCCTGGAGCTACCGCGACGAGGACGGCACGCTGCTCGGCCAGAAGGTGACGCCCCTGGACCGGGTCGGCATCTACGTGCCGGGCGGCAAGGCGGCGTATCCGTCCAGCGTGCTGATGAACGCCGTGCCGGCCAAGGTCGCCGGTGTCGGCGAGATCGTGATGGTCGTTCCCACGCCGCGTGGCGAGCGCAACGCGTTGGTCCTCGCGGCAGCGGCCGTGGCCGGCGTCGATCGTGTCTTCACCGTCGGGGGCGCGCAGGCGGTCGGCGCACTGGCCTACGGCACGGCCACCATTCCGGCGGTCGACAAGATCACCGGCCCGGGAAACGCCTACGTCGCCAGCGCCAAGCGGCGCGTGTTCGGCCAGATCGGCATCGACATGATCGCCGGGCCGAGCGAGATCCTCGTGCTGGCCGACGGCAGCACGCCGCCCGATTGGGTCGCGATGGATCTTTTCAGCCAGGCCGAGCACGACGAGCTGGCGCAAAGCATCCTGCTGTGCCCGGACGCGGCCTACATCGAGAAGGTACGCGAGGCCATCGAGCGCCTGCTGCCCGGCATGCCGCGCCACGCCATCATCCGCGCCTCGCTGGAAGGCAGAGGTGCGCTGATCCTCACCCGGACGATGGGCGAGGCCTGCGAGCTCAGCAACCGCATCGCGCCCGAGCACCTCGAGGTGAGCTCGCAGGAGCCGCATCGCTGGGAGCCCCTGCTGCGGCATGCCGGCGCCATCTTCCTCGGCGCCTATACGAGCGAGAGCCTGGGCGACTATTGCGCCGGACCCAACCACGTGCTGCCCACCTCGGGCACTGCGCGCTTCTCGTCGCCGCTCGGCGTGTACGACTTCCAGAAACGCACCAGCATCATCGAGGTCAGCGCCGCCGGCGCGCAGACCTTGGGCCCCATTGCCGCCGAGCTGGCTTATGGCGAAGGCCTGCAGGCGCATGCGCGGGCCGGCGAATTCAGACTGAACAAGGGAACCGCGCAATGA
- the hisC gene encoding histidinol-phosphate transaminase: protein MSATLQDRMKRVIRQDIQSMHGYAVQPSAGMVKLDTMENPFRLPPALRDELGRRLAEVALNRYPAERGDVLRAALARHAGMPEHCDIMLGNGSDELISLIAMASDVPGSTVLAPVPGFVMYALSAKLQGLRFVGVPTTPSFELDLPAMVAAVREHQPGVIYLAYPNNPTANLWDDAAIDAIIEAAPGLVVMDEAYQPFAARDSLARLERHEHVLLMRTMSKFGLAGVRIGYLIGRKPLIAELDKLRPPFNVSVLNCETALFALEHADEYARQAAVIRTERDALLKQLAELPGVTPFPSEANMILARVPDSKKAFEGMKARGVLVKNVAFLHPLLDNCVRLTVGTPDENVKMMDALKASL from the coding sequence ATGAGCGCCACGCTGCAGGATCGGATGAAGCGGGTGATCCGCCAGGACATCCAGTCGATGCACGGCTATGCCGTCCAGCCGTCGGCAGGCATGGTCAAGCTCGACACGATGGAGAACCCGTTTCGCCTGCCGCCCGCGTTGCGCGACGAGCTGGGGCGGCGACTGGCAGAGGTGGCGCTGAACCGCTATCCCGCCGAGCGTGGCGACGTGCTGCGCGCGGCGCTGGCACGCCACGCCGGCATGCCGGAGCACTGCGACATCATGCTCGGCAACGGCTCCGACGAGCTGATCTCGCTGATCGCGATGGCCAGCGACGTGCCGGGCAGCACCGTGCTGGCACCGGTCCCGGGGTTCGTGATGTACGCACTGTCGGCCAAGCTGCAGGGCCTGCGCTTCGTCGGCGTGCCGACCACGCCGAGCTTCGAGCTCGATCTGCCGGCCATGGTGGCGGCGGTGCGCGAGCACCAGCCGGGCGTCATCTACCTGGCGTATCCCAACAACCCGACGGCCAACCTCTGGGACGATGCGGCCATCGACGCCATCATCGAAGCGGCGCCGGGCCTGGTCGTGATGGACGAGGCCTACCAGCCGTTCGCCGCGCGCGACTCGCTGGCGCGCCTGGAGCGCCACGAACACGTGCTGCTGATGCGCACGATGAGCAAGTTCGGGCTGGCAGGGGTGCGCATCGGCTACCTGATCGGGCGCAAGCCGCTGATCGCCGAGCTGGACAAGCTGCGGCCTCCGTTCAACGTCAGCGTGCTGAACTGCGAGACCGCGCTGTTCGCGCTGGAGCATGCCGACGAATACGCGCGCCAGGCGGCTGTCATCCGCACCGAGCGCGATGCGCTGCTGAAGCAGCTCGCCGAGCTGCCGGGCGTGACGCCCTTCCCGAGCGAAGCCAACATGATCCTGGCGCGCGTGCCCGACTCGAAGAAGGCCTTCGAAGGCATGAAGGCACGCGGCGTGCTGGTGAAGAACGTCGCATTCCTGCATCCGCTGCTCGACAACTGCGTGCGGCTGACGGTCGGAACGCCCGATGAGAACGTGAAGATGATGGATGCGCTGAAAGCGAGCCTGTGA